From bacterium, the proteins below share one genomic window:
- the alaS gene encoding alanine--tRNA ligase yields VLRFGKKDNFWSMGDTGPCGPCSEIHIDRGPEYDSNPNAFVNTGSPRYIELWNLVFIQYDAQPDGTLLDLPAKHVDTGAGLERITAVMGNLKSNYDTDLFQPLIQTVAELSGKPYSQDASGIPHRVIADHVRCLAFAIADGAMPGNEGRGYVLRRILRRAARFGRKLDVHEPFIYKLLPVLVDVMGGVFPEIKDRHVHIARVVQAEEEHFGKTLDRGLERFAEVVEQVRRDKTTVIPGEEAFRLYDTFGFPLDLMQLMAREESLTVDEAGFQKEMEGQRARARAAGAFTADHHIKATYSTNVQTHFVGYNELTAISNIGLIIFDDPENLIHFSPPITPFYVESGGQVSDAGYADIIFGIGLRNRFKIVKVEKIENSIFHTGISDSDGFLKSLSPDVRNKPESFQVQLTVDPAHRIPTQYNHTSTHLLHRALRKVLGDHVHQQGSYVGPDYLRFDYTHFEKPSPAELAEIEKIVNDRIRENWPVTPRFMSLKEAQELGAMALFGEKYGDEVRMIEIGEGETVVSRELCGGCHVKRTGDIGVFVIRAETSVAAGVRRIEALTGDRALHYLIEKRDKVDELTTLMVSEGSDPIEKLRKFLDERKRLEKEVEELRATAAGSAMQSLADTAIPVGNTKLVAAEVNARDLDELKSMADALRDGLKSGVAVMVSAFDGKPALVVTVTPDLVKGGVDSVPIAKELAKLVGGGGGGRPHMATAGGKNVEGLKTVVSEASTVVAKHLK; encoded by the coding sequence CCAATATGACGCACAACCCGACGGCACGCTGCTCGATCTTCCCGCCAAGCACGTGGACACGGGAGCGGGGCTCGAGCGTATCACCGCCGTCATGGGCAATCTGAAATCCAACTACGACACCGATCTGTTTCAGCCACTCATTCAGACGGTGGCGGAACTCTCCGGCAAACCTTATTCGCAGGACGCGAGCGGCATTCCGCATCGCGTGATTGCCGATCACGTTCGCTGTCTCGCGTTTGCCATCGCCGACGGAGCGATGCCCGGCAACGAAGGCCGCGGCTACGTTTTGCGTCGCATTCTTCGCCGCGCCGCTCGTTTCGGTCGCAAGCTTGACGTGCACGAGCCGTTCATCTACAAACTCTTGCCGGTTCTGGTGGACGTGATGGGTGGCGTGTTCCCGGAGATCAAAGACCGTCATGTTCACATCGCGCGCGTCGTTCAGGCCGAAGAGGAGCATTTCGGAAAGACGCTGGATCGAGGACTGGAGCGCTTCGCCGAAGTCGTAGAGCAGGTACGACGCGATAAGACAACCGTCATTCCCGGTGAAGAAGCCTTCCGTCTCTATGACACGTTCGGCTTCCCTCTCGATCTCATGCAGCTCATGGCGCGGGAAGAATCATTGACAGTGGATGAGGCGGGATTTCAGAAGGAAATGGAAGGACAAAGGGCAAGGGCAAGAGCAGCAGGAGCTTTCACAGCAGATCACCATATAAAGGCTACTTATTCGACAAATGTACAGACGCATTTCGTTGGATATAATGAGCTAACAGCAATTTCCAATATTGGACTGATAATCTTTGACGACCCTGAGAATCTGATACATTTCTCGCCACCCATTACTCCTTTCTATGTGGAGTCGGGCGGACAAGTCTCTGATGCAGGATATGCCGATATCATATTTGGGATCGGCCTAAGGAACCGGTTCAAGATTGTCAAGGTTGAGAAGATTGAAAACTCAATCTTTCATACGGGCATTTCGGATTCAGATGGATTTCTGAAATCTCTGTCACCTGATGTTCGCAACAAACCAGAATCTTTTCAGGTTCAATTAACTGTTGATCCCGCCCATCGCATCCCGACACAGTACAACCACACATCCACGCACCTGCTCCATAGAGCATTGCGAAAAGTGCTCGGCGATCACGTCCACCAGCAAGGTTCATATGTCGGACCGGATTACCTGCGCTTCGACTACACGCATTTCGAGAAACCCTCTCCCGCAGAACTTGCCGAAATCGAGAAGATCGTCAACGACCGCATCCGCGAGAACTGGCCGGTTACGCCCCGCTTCATGTCGCTGAAGGAAGCTCAGGAACTGGGAGCCATGGCCCTGTTCGGCGAGAAATACGGCGATGAAGTGCGGATGATCGAGATCGGCGAAGGTGAAACCGTTGTTTCCCGCGAGCTTTGCGGGGGGTGTCACGTGAAACGTACCGGCGACATCGGCGTATTCGTAATCCGCGCGGAAACATCCGTTGCGGCAGGCGTCCGGCGTATCGAAGCTCTCACCGGAGATCGCGCGCTCCACTACCTGATTGAGAAGCGGGACAAAGTAGACGAGCTGACGACGCTGATGGTGAGCGAAGGCAGCGATCCCATCGAAAAACTGAGGAAGTTCCTCGACGAGCGCAAGCGACTGGAAAAAGAGGTCGAGGAGCTGCGTGCCACGGCCGCCGGTTCGGCCATGCAAAGTCTGGCGGACACGGCCATCCCCGTCGGCAACACCAAGCTCGTGGCCGCCGAGGTCAACGCGCGCGACCTGGATGAACTGAAGAGCATGGCGGATGCGCTGCGGGACGGGCTGAAGTCCGGCGTGGCGGTTATGGTTTCAGCCTTTGACGGCAAACCCGCCCTCGTCGTCACAGTTACCCCCGATCTGGTTAAGGGCGGAGTGGACTCCGTACCCATCGCGAAGGAGCTTGCCAAACTCGTGGGAGGCGGTGGCGGTGGCCGTCCTCATATGGCGACTGCCGGGGGCAAGAATGTTGAAGGATTGAAGACAGTCGTCAGCGAGGCATCAACCGTTGTTGCTAAGCATTTGAAATAG